A genomic stretch from Theobroma cacao cultivar B97-61/B2 chromosome 4, Criollo_cocoa_genome_V2, whole genome shotgun sequence includes:
- the LOC18603476 gene encoding uncharacterized protein LOC18603476, translating to MDENSELEEGEACYHKDDDDYINPDTDFSYLDEKIKNVLGHFQKDFEGGVSAENLGAKFGGYGSFLPTYERSPSRLSRPKTPQRNSSTPRSPNNLSMEGASQNLKAPPNAPPTGRPGSAFCSTGNIAAKHDSHLSSAQVAEKAALKDENFNRAGIPTDQKKLKFRIKMGSDNKTQKNAAIYRGLGLDFSPSSSLGNSPEESGGTVTTSQDTTSESPARILQVMTSLYVPGGVLISPLHDSLLLLLRKEKEGATRDSKSIPSLKACQEHSAGLIDEFVLGNGKQLNKKKTKVLMGKSKKMVESKHGNGFNVANDKTLLIKKKSENEIAGREELFLHDLKHTALSNSVNVADSMEATARAFDVSAVANQDGSIGRFFSSDSAKEDSLESISGRSRTSGKNKKWNMQSSSVEKGWEQSVVNSHMKASLDLGDNVGRKCYQNSATLKCKEDPEMKGGLIAKFRAGDKINISSKKEKTLLEGKKKSKGSKNTGQFADSMKERLSLDVGATPKDTTASSQGLSTGKYKHKLKLQKDINNVRDNHRDVLDTNFEQKSDQMELSVRPFHNRSKDFGSLDFEREQSAYLDKSEEIFSGRTVDNLLLGVDFLGVVPHLPDKSLASQAAAAAATASVLIQDNWVQCDYCHKWRLLPLDTTPGQLPEKWMCSMLNWLPGMNRCDISEEETTKAFNALYQVPVTKNQNNPQNHANGITSLAAPAHLQHLDQNNSSFNSQVPSIQGKKKYGLKEVRKAGISGLSQMSNSKKNQQQESLKSRSLNDMTHVPVESNLMKKSRFQQKEKHSVGGEAKQAKTKKKRESDLYASDGSKKTKTEDMYTIDKHQGSNLDPRRVGLNSSAGLPNQANGRSMQNYNECSHSGDVKHDMKERSVVSVKKFVDHTQASSDGGSLDMRICDKRDTFMKKRKLEDWQDSQNGHELYMKEVSSESGFRNKKKSRLSKNEGKQSHRNDGDGTSNRKSMDHLIGGVEEISNDQNQKLSKHKEKSASQKTLGGLDSLRRDSGTGQISVAATSSSSKVSGSCKTGANFEEAKGSPVESVSSSPMRTSYPEKFISTGGDGSGKNDAANGGIPLRGNFRKCWDGEGTVELAQSGTEVKEKASGDFNPRSCKSSTLDYWARDSICKISIKTKVSCRLRNSHLFNGDNHFEENGQHAVEHSSGEDRVNKECHVNALFSQKSDKVSTSWTKESESTSAAVKMNVYDPRNEQEDLCSRKSMKYRSDVDPEGHALQETIADCKRNLPDKSNAKSSKDEKNSVGRRDPSGRWSSDSRMETQSNIKHDGFDAKSAAPCSTKGKTAPEQNLIKDFGGQTKVMKVQSRSGMSKSSSHCEVESQQETKIYQTVPEAQRGVVSDGFPVNGSGNGDVSKALKQPGKAGSKNGSNHSLGQSMPDLPAVRDFNAPSPGRKNISSQAATNAMKDATELRNYADRLKSSGFVFESNEIYFQTALKFLGVAALLETSNSESGRHGDMNQMQVYSTATKLCEMCAQEYERRHEMAAAALAYKCMEIAYMRVVYCKHSTSSRDRNELQATLQMVPQGESPSSSASDVDNNLNNYSTVDKAPLAKGNVSHVAGTHVILARNRPSFVRLLDFTRDVSFAMEASRKSQNAFAAANLKLEEAQNTEFITSVKKVIDFSFQDVDGLICMVQQAMEVISRSGLGGAGD from the exons ATGGATGAAAATTCTGAGCTTGAAGAAGGAGAAGCTTGCTATCACAAAGATGATGACGACTATATTAACCCCGATACCGACTTCTCTTACCTT GATGAGAAGATTAAAAACGTCTTGGGCCACTTTCAAAAAGACTTTGAAGGTGGGGTTTCTGCAGAAAATTTGG GGGCAAAGTTTGGTGGTTATGGCTCATTTTTGCCTACCTATGAACGCTCTCCTTCTAGATTATCACGTCCAAAGACACCACAGAGAAACTCCAGCACGCCAAGGTCTCCCAACAATTTATCTATGGAG GGCGCATCCCAGAATTTGAAAGCTCCTCCAAATGCACCCCCAACTGGGAGACCTGGGAGTGCTTTTTGCTCAACTGGCAACATTGCTGCTAAACATGATTCACATTTGTCTTCTGCTCAAGTTGCTGAGAAGGCTGCCTTGAAGGATGAGAATTTTAACAGAGCAGGGATTCCCACGGATCAGAAGAAACTGAAGTTTCGAATTAAGATGGGCTCTGATAACAAAACTCAAAAGAATGCTGCAATCTATAGGGGGCTTGGGCTTGATTTTTCTCCATCTTCATCATTGGGGAACAGTCCTGAGGAAAGTGGAGGAACAGTGACAACATCTCAAGATACCACAAGTGAATCACCTGCTAGAATTCTTCAG GTTATGACATCCTTATATGTCCCTGGTGGTGTACTCATATCTCCTCTTCATGACAGTCTGCTACTCTTattgagaaaggaaaaggaaggaGCTACTAGAGATAGTAAATCTATCCCGTCACTTAAGGCTTGTCAAGAACATTCTGCTGGGTTGATAGATGAGTTCGTTTTGGGTAATggaaaacaattaaataagaagaaaacaaaagttcTGATGGGGAAAAGCAAAAAGATGGTGGAATCAAAGCATGGAAATGGCTTTAATGTTGCGAATGACAAGACGTTGCTCATAAAAAAGAAGTCAGAAAATGAGATAGCAGGAAGGGAAGAGTTGTTCTTGCATGACTTGAAACACACAGCTTTATCTAATTCAGTGAACGTTGCTGACTCTATGGAAGCCACTGCTAGGGCATTTGATGTTTCTGCAGTGGCTAATCAGGATGGATCAATAGGTAGATTTTTTTCCTCTGACTCAGCAAAGGAGGATTCTTTGGAGTCAATATCTGGAAGGAGTAGAACTAGTGGCAAGAATAAAAAGTGGAATATGCAGAGTAGTTCAGTTGAGAAGGGTTGGGAACAGAGTGTAGTAAATTCCCATATGAAAGCTTCACTTGACCTTGGGGACAATGTTGGGAGGAAATGCTACCAAAATTCTGCCACTTTAAAATGTAAGGAAGATCCTGAAATGAAGGGTGGTCTGATAGCTAAATTTCGTGCTGgggataaaataaatatttcctCCAAGAAGGAAAAGACATTGTTAGAGGGCAAGAAGAAGTCAAAAGGTAGCAAAAATACTGGACAATTTGCTGATTCGATGAAGGAAAGGTTGAGCCTTGATGTGGGTGCAACACCTAAAGATACCACTGCTTCTAGTCAGGGCCTTTCTACAGGTAAATATAAGCATAAGTTGAAGTTGCAGAAGGATATTAATAACGTCAGAGATAATCATAGAGATGTGTTGGACACAAATTTCGAACAGAAAAGTGACCAAATGGAGCTGTCAGTGAGGCCTTTTCACAATAGGTCCAAAGATTTTGGTTCATTGGATTTTGAGAGGGAGCAGAGTGCCTATTTGGATAAGTCAGAGGAAATATTCAGTGGTAGAACAGTTGATAACCTGCTGTTAGGAGTGGATTTTCTAGGTGTGGTTCCTCATCTCCCTGACAAGTCTCTTGCCTCTCAAGCAGCGGCAGCGGCAGCAACTGCTTCTGTACTCATACAAGATAATTGGGTTCAGTGTGATTATTGTCACAAGTGGCGACTTTTGCCTTTGGATACTACACCAGGACAACTCCCTGAGAAGTGGATGTGTAGCATGCTCAACTGGCT GCCTGGAATGAACCGGTGTGACATTAGTGAGGAGGAGACAACAAAAGCTTTCAATGCATTATACCAGGTTCCAgtaactaagaatcaaaataacCCGCAAAATCATGCAAATGGAATTACATCATTAGCTGCTCCAGCTCATCTTCAGCATCTTGATCAGAACAACTCTAGTTTCAATTCTCAGGTGCCATCTATTCaagggaagaagaaatatGGCCTGAAGGAAGTGCGCAAAGCAGGTATCAGTGGCCTAAGTCAGATGTCAAACTCTAAAAAAAACCAACAGCAGGAATCATTGAAGAGTAGGAGCTTAAATGATATGACCCACGTCCCTGTTGAATCAAATCTCATGAAGAAATCTCGCTTCCAACAGAAGGAAAAGCATTCAGTTGGAG GTGAGGCCAAACAAGCaaagacaaaaaagaagaggGAGTCTGATCTATATGCATCTGATGGTtcaaagaaaaccaaaacagAAGATATGTACACTATTGATAAACATCAGGGTTCCAACTTGGACCCCAGAAGGGTGGGCCTTAATTCAAGTGCTGGCTTGCCAAATCAAGCAAATGGAAGAAGTATGCAGAATTATAATGAGTGCTCTCATTCTGGGGATGTAAAGCATGATATGAAAGAAAGATCAGTGGTTTCTGTGAAGAAATTTGTTGATCATACTCAGGCCTCATCAGATGGTGGATCATTAGACATGAGAATATGTGATAAAAGGGACACTTTtatgaagaaaaggaaattggagGATTGGCAGGACAGTCAAAATGGACATGAGTTATATATGAAGGAAGTAAGCAGTGAGAGTGGATTCAGGAATAAAAAGAAGTCACGACTATCAAAGAATGAGGGGAAGCAGTCCCATAGAAATGATGGTGATGGTACATCAAACAGGAAAAGTATGGATCATTTGATTGGTGGTGTTGAAGAAATCAGTAATGATCAGAACCAGAAACTAAGTAAACACAAGGAAAAGTCTGCATCCCAAAAAACTTTGGGTGGCCTTGATTCATTGAGAAGGGATTCTGGAACTGGACAAATTTCAGTGGCAGCAACTTCTAGCTCTTCAAAGGTTTCTGGTTCTTGTAAAACTGGAgcaaactttgaagaagcaaAGGGTTCTCCAGTTGAATCGGTTTCTTCATCTCCCATGAGGACCTCATATCCAGAAAAGTTCATATCAACCGGAGGGGACGGTTCAGGGAAGAATGATGCTGCCAATGGTGGCATTCCTCTACGTGGcaattttagaaaatgttgGGATGGGGAAGGTACTGTTGAGCTTGCTCAATCTGGTACCGAAGTGAAAGAGAAAGCATCGGGTGATTTTAACCCAAGATCATGTAAATCTTCTACCCTGGATTATTGGGCTAGAGATTCTATTTGCAAAATCAGCATTAAAACTAAAGTTTCTTGTAGATTGCGGAATAGCCATTTGTTCAATGGTGATAAtcattttgaagaaaatggcCAGCATGCTGTAGAACATTCCAGTGGTGAGGATAGAGTGAACAAGGAGTGCCATGTCAATGCACTGTTTTCTCAGAAATCTGATAAGGTTTCCACTTCATGGACAAAGGAGAGTGAAAGTACTTCTGCTGCTGTTAAGATGAATGTTTATGATCCAAGGAATGAACAGGAAGATCTGTGTTCCAGAAAGAGCATGAAGTATCGATCAGATGTTGACCCTGAGGGTCATGCACTTCAAGAAACAATTGCTGATTGTAAACGCAATTTGCCTGATAAGTCTAACGCTAAATCTAGCAAGGATGAGAAGAACTCTGTTGGAAGGAGGGATCCTTCAGGACGATGGTCAAGTGATAGTAGAATGGAAACCCAGTCAAATATAAAGCATGATGGATTTGATGCAAAATCTGCTGCTCCATGCAGCACAAAGGGGAAGACTGCCCCTGAGCAAAACCTGATCAAGGATTTTGGTGGTCAAACTAAAGTAATGAAAGTACAGTCAAGAAGTGGAatgtcaaaatcatcctcGCATTGTGAAGTTGAAAGTcagcaagaaacaaaaatttatcaaacagTACCAGAAGCCCAACGGGGAGTTGTCTCTGATGGGTTTCCAGTTAATGGCTCTGGCAACGGTGATGTGTCAAAGGCTTTAAAACAGCCTGGAAAAGCTGGCAGCAAGAATGGATCTAACCACAGCTTGGGACAGAGCATGCCTGATTTGCCTGCAGTCAGAGACTTCAATGCTCCCAGTCCtggaagaaaaaatatttccaGCCAGGCAGCAACTAATGCAATGAAAGATGCTACGGAGCTTAGAAATTATGCTGATCGGCTTAAG AGTtctggttttgtttttgaaagcAATGAGATTTACTTCCAAACTGCCCTTAAGTTTCTTGGCGTTGCTGCTCTTCTAGAGACTAGCAATAGTGAGAGTGGTAGACATGGGGACATGAATCAAATGCAAGTGTATAGCACTGCCACTAAACTTTGCGA AATGTGTGCCCAAGAATATGAAAGACGCCATGAAATGGCTGCTGCTGCTTTGGCCTATAAATGCATGGAGATAGCGTACATGAGGGTTGTTTACTGCAAACATTCTACTAGCAGCAGAGACCGGAATGAGTTACAAGCAACTCTACAGATGGTTCCTCAAG GTGAATCTCCATCATCTTCAGCATCAGATGTTGATAATAACTTAAACAATTATTCAACAGTGGATAAGGCTCCATTAGCCAAGGGTAATGTTTCACATGTTGCCGGAACCCATGTCATTCTTGCTAGAAACCGCCCAAGTTTTGTTCGGCTGCTTGACTTT ACACGGGATGTAAGTTTTGCAATGGAGGCTTcaagaaaatctcaaaatgCTTTTGCAGCTGCTAATTTAAAACTGGAGGAAGCTCAAAATACAGAGTTTATTACTTCTGTTAAAAAGGTGATTGATTTCAGCTTCCAGGATGTGGATGGACTTATATGTATGGTTCAGCAGGCTATGGAGGTCATAAGCCGTTCTGGTTTAGGTGGTGCTGGAGATTAA